From a single Pyruvatibacter sp. genomic region:
- a CDS encoding class I SAM-dependent methyltransferase, translated as MTTAIMSKKQDKKDRKAKVSMAAKHDRHVLYQESVQCVEAEIDFVDETFKDLRGRHAELIREDFCGTCNTSCEWTRRRPTNRAICVDFDAEVLEWGRKNNISILPEAAQNRLTVVQDDVLTVRTDPVDAVLAMNFSYFCFKTRDQLRAYFKGVRDSLIDDGILFMDCYGGYEACQDIVEERKIDRKFKYVWEQDDFDPISNTLRCYIHFNFKDGSKMKRAFSYEWRMWSLPEIRELLAEAGFSRSTVYWEGAEEDSEEGNGVFEPVDRTENDPSWVAYIVAER; from the coding sequence ATGACGACGGCCATCATGAGCAAGAAGCAGGACAAGAAGGATCGCAAGGCGAAGGTCTCCATGGCCGCGAAGCACGACCGGCACGTCCTTTACCAGGAGTCCGTTCAGTGCGTCGAGGCGGAGATCGACTTCGTGGACGAGACGTTCAAGGACCTGCGCGGGCGGCACGCGGAACTCATCCGTGAGGACTTCTGCGGCACGTGCAACACCTCCTGCGAATGGACCCGGCGACGCCCGACCAATCGCGCGATCTGCGTCGATTTCGACGCGGAAGTGCTGGAGTGGGGGCGCAAGAACAACATCTCCATCCTCCCGGAAGCCGCGCAGAATCGTCTGACGGTCGTGCAGGACGACGTCCTGACCGTCCGCACCGATCCCGTCGATGCGGTGCTGGCGATGAACTTCTCGTACTTCTGCTTCAAGACGCGCGATCAGCTCCGCGCCTACTTCAAGGGCGTGCGTGACTCCCTCATCGACGACGGCATCCTCTTCATGGACTGCTACGGCGGGTACGAGGCGTGCCAGGACATCGTCGAGGAACGCAAGATCGACCGGAAGTTCAAGTACGTCTGGGAGCAGGACGATTTCGATCCGATCAGCAACACCCTCCGCTGCTACATCCACTTCAACTTCAAGGACGGCTCCAAGATGAAGCGGGCCTTCTCCTACGAGTGGCGGATGTGGTCGCTCCCGGAGATCCGTGAACTCCTCGCCGAAGCCGGCTTCTCACGCTCGACCGTCTACTGGGAGGGCGCCGAAGAGGACTCGGAGGAGGGCAACGGCGTCTTCGAACCCGTCGATCGGACCGAGAACGACCCGTCATGGGTCGCCTACATCGTCGCCGAACGCTAG
- the tadA gene encoding tRNA adenosine(34) deaminase TadA, protein MNAPLRRFVRRRPTPQHDVTDVDRTMMERALELAAQAAAEGEVPVGAVVYETENAHILGEGANRRETDDDPTAHAEMIAIRAAARAVGDWRLNHCTLVVTLEPCCMCAGAIVNARIGRLVCGADDPKAGAAGSLYRITEDPRLNHRVAPIRGVLAERAAELLRNFFRARRKR, encoded by the coding sequence ATGAACGCACCGCTGCGACGATTCGTCAGACGACGCCCGACACCCCAACACGACGTCACCGACGTCGATCGCACAATGATGGAACGCGCGCTCGAACTCGCCGCCCAGGCCGCGGCCGAGGGCGAAGTCCCCGTCGGCGCCGTCGTCTACGAAACCGAAAACGCCCACATCCTCGGCGAAGGCGCCAATCGACGAGAAACCGACGACGACCCCACCGCACACGCCGAAATGATCGCCATCCGGGCCGCGGCCAGGGCGGTCGGCGACTGGCGACTCAACCACTGCACCCTCGTCGTCACACTCGAACCATGCTGCATGTGCGCCGGCGCGATCGTCAACGCGCGCATCGGACGCCTCGTCTGCGGCGCCGACGACCCCAAGGCCGGCGCTGCCGGCTCGCTCTACCGCATCACAGAAGACCCACGCCTCAATCACCGCGTCGCACCGATCCGGGGCGTCCTCGCCGAACGCGCGGCCGAACTGCTCCGAAACTTCTTCCGCGCCCGAAGAAAACGCTGA
- a CDS encoding sigma-70 family RNA polymerase sigma factor — protein sequence MRILEEARFTQEASRGDHEAIDALWRAHRRWVAAILLAHKPRGVELEDLLQEVAMKMVRDLHRLKDPASLRPWLRAVAVNAARTAGRRRKVRSVVRTTSDERALEQGVDADDRPDAQEDGRRLLELARDLPEAYREPLMLRAVRGLSYRQIADALELPITTVETRLARARRMLRDAMADAAPDGASNAQEQS from the coding sequence ATGCGGATTCTTGAGGAAGCACGATTCACGCAGGAGGCGTCGCGGGGCGACCATGAGGCGATCGACGCCCTGTGGCGCGCTCACCGGCGCTGGGTCGCGGCGATTCTGCTGGCGCACAAGCCGCGGGGCGTCGAACTTGAGGACCTGCTGCAGGAAGTGGCGATGAAGATGGTCCGGGATCTCCACCGTCTGAAGGATCCGGCGTCGCTTCGTCCGTGGCTGCGTGCGGTCGCGGTGAATGCGGCCCGCACGGCGGGTCGGCGACGCAAGGTGCGGTCGGTCGTGCGGACGACGTCCGACGAGCGCGCCCTCGAACAGGGCGTGGACGCGGACGATCGACCGGACGCACAGGAGGATGGCCGCCGCCTGTTGGAACTGGCGCGCGATCTTCCGGAGGCGTACCGTGAGCCGCTGATGTTGCGGGCGGTGCGTGGATTGAGCTATCGGCAGATCGCCGATGCGCTCGAATTGCCGATCACGACGGTCGAGACGCGTCTGGCCCGGGCGCGGCGCATGTTGCGCGACGCCATGGCCGACGCGGCTCCCGACGGCGCGTCGAACGCGCAGGAGCAGTCATGA
- a CDS encoding polyprenyl synthetase family protein — MPALLPIDARDERIVASIEAGLHRVERRFSDQLDSRLPPVADLCRHVESYRGKMLRPTLVMLSGLAASDGGALSDDAVTVGAVMEMVHMATLVHDDVLDEADMRRGGRTVNALRGNEAAVILGDYLIARSFHLCSQIDDQRIALRVGAVTSVVCEGELLQLHHRGDWDLDEETYFEIIERKTASLIAAACELGAASGGCDEARCMAFGEYGRRIGLAFQIQDDLLDLLGEASVVGKSLGKDLEKGKLTLPLIHHLATVDPADRDASLTVIRSGDSSGVASLLQRTESVGYAAGLARSYVQDAIDLMTSQPASAARDCLLGLAEAVVTRRR; from the coding sequence ATGCCTGCCCTTTTGCCCATCGACGCCCGGGATGAACGGATCGTCGCCTCCATCGAGGCGGGTCTTCATCGCGTGGAGCGTCGGTTCAGCGACCAGCTCGACTCGCGGCTGCCTCCGGTTGCGGACCTGTGTCGGCATGTTGAGTCGTATCGTGGCAAGATGCTGCGTCCGACGCTGGTGATGCTGAGCGGCCTTGCCGCGAGCGATGGGGGGGCGTTGTCGGACGACGCCGTAACCGTCGGCGCCGTCATGGAGATGGTCCACATGGCCACGCTCGTGCACGATGACGTGCTCGACGAGGCGGACATGCGACGTGGCGGGCGCACCGTGAACGCGCTTCGCGGCAACGAGGCGGCGGTCATTCTCGGCGACTACCTGATTGCGCGATCGTTTCACCTGTGCAGTCAGATTGACGATCAGCGCATCGCTCTGCGCGTCGGCGCGGTGACGAGCGTCGTCTGCGAGGGCGAATTGCTTCAGTTGCATCACCGGGGCGACTGGGATCTCGACGAGGAAACGTACTTCGAGATCATTGAGCGGAAGACGGCGTCGCTGATTGCCGCGGCATGCGAGTTGGGGGCCGCGAGCGGCGGGTGCGACGAAGCCCGGTGTATGGCGTTTGGCGAGTATGGTCGTCGCATCGGTCTTGCGTTCCAGATTCAGGACGACCTGCTTGACCTGTTGGGCGAGGCTTCGGTTGTCGGGAAGTCGTTGGGGAAGGATCTCGAGAAGGGCAAGTTGACGTTGCCGCTGATTCATCATCTCGCGACGGTGGATCCGGCGGACCGTGATGCGTCGCTGACGGTGATTCGGTCTGGGGATTCGTCCGGCGTGGCGTCTCTGCTTCAGCGGACGGAGTCGGTCGGCTATGCCGCGGGCCTGGCGCGTTCGTATGTGCAGGACGCGATCGACCTCATGACGTCCCAGCCGGCGTCGGCGGCGCGTGACTGTCTGCTTGGGCTCGCCGAGGCGGTGGTGACGCGTCGTCGGTGA
- the rpsR gene encoding 30S ribosomal protein S18, which yields MSQFSRFSGNKPTVIKESANGVKYVDYKDVESLRRMLSPNGKIYGRKRLGTTAREQRMIARAIKRSRYMGLLPFTSATL from the coding sequence ATGAGCCAGTTCAGCCGATTCTCCGGGAACAAGCCGACCGTGATCAAGGAATCCGCCAACGGCGTCAAGTACGTCGATTACAAGGATGTTGAGTCGCTTCGCCGGATGCTCAGCCCCAACGGCAAGATTTACGGTCGCAAGCGTCTCGGCACGACTGCCCGCGAGCAGCGCATGATCGCCCGTGCGATCAAGCGTTCCCGCTACATGGGTCTTCTGCCGTTCACGTCGGCGACGCTCTGA
- a CDS encoding twin-arginine translocase subunit TatC, whose translation MSFGDHLDELRRRIIHALLGILPIFILGLVFGGRILEVLTIPLLDALRAADQPAGLLATSPLETFGAYIKVSLIISLLVSFPWLLYQLWLFISPGLYHHERRFVYFLIPFSAVLTAASAAFLYFALLPISLFFLISFGTAVVQPNVNIEPLPPEIALAEIPMINVDPADAPVGTMWYNTRLNELRIQTADDIVMGFRGQRGGAIAQQYRIGEYVSLIFWLGLVFAIAFQLPIVLMLLGWSGILRPEDLRKVRRYVIFGCAIAGAVLTPQDPFSMLMLGGALYFLFELGVLLMRFVPPSRIAGEIEQKR comes from the coding sequence ATGTCGTTCGGAGACCACCTCGACGAATTGCGCCGACGCATCATCCATGCGCTCCTCGGCATCCTCCCCATCTTCATCCTCGGACTCGTCTTCGGCGGACGCATCCTCGAAGTCCTCACCATCCCCCTGCTCGACGCCCTCCGCGCCGCCGATCAGCCCGCCGGACTCCTCGCCACCAGCCCTCTCGAAACCTTCGGCGCCTACATTAAGGTCTCGCTGATCATCTCCCTGCTCGTCTCCTTCCCCTGGCTCCTCTACCAACTCTGGCTCTTCATCTCCCCCGGCCTCTACCACCACGAACGCCGCTTCGTCTACTTCCTCATCCCCTTCTCCGCCGTGCTCACGGCCGCGTCCGCGGCATTCCTCTACTTCGCACTCCTGCCCATCTCCCTCTTCTTCCTCATCTCATTCGGAACCGCCGTCGTCCAGCCGAACGTGAACATCGAACCGCTGCCCCCCGAAATCGCGCTCGCCGAGATCCCCATGATCAACGTCGATCCCGCGGACGCCCCCGTCGGAACCATGTGGTACAACACGCGCCTCAACGAACTGCGCATCCAGACCGCCGACGACATCGTCATGGGCTTCCGAGGCCAACGCGGCGGCGCCATCGCACAGCAGTACCGCATCGGCGAATACGTCTCCCTCATCTTCTGGCTCGGGCTGGTCTTCGCCATCGCGTTCCAACTCCCCATCGTGCTCATGCTGCTCGGATGGTCCGGAATCCTCCGACCCGAAGACCTTCGCAAGGTGCGACGGTACGTCATCTTCGGCTGCGCCATCGCCGGCGCCGTGCTCACACCGCAGGACCCATTCTCCATGCTCATGCTCGGGGGCGCCCTCTACTTCCTCTTCGAACTCGGCGTCCTGCTCATGCGCTTCGTCCCGCCCAGCCGCATCGCAGGTGAGATCGAGCAGAAACGATGA